A portion of the Leptospira noumeaensis genome contains these proteins:
- a CDS encoding GDP-mannose 4,6-dehydratase: MKKKHILVTGATGFVGSYLLPALESQGESEIHCFQGDIRDRKAVTKNLEDIQPDTLIHLAAQAFVPIAIEDPWETEEINVGGTLNLLETLHRLQRPCKMLYVSSADVYGKQDLSLLPLQESFLPNPVNPYAGSKLAAEAYCRQYAQYSPYVSVVIARPFNHIGIGQRKEFVIPNFCSQIIEAKHTGKKTIAVGDLDPTRDFSHVEDIVSGYLTLVEKGQSGEIYNICSGEERSIRYMLEELVRFSGAEIQFEVDSTRVRASETSKVYGDNSKLKNLGWKNKHSLSETLKQIYNHLESDFLKSKQTD, encoded by the coding sequence ATGAAAAAAAAACATATTTTAGTCACCGGAGCCACTGGATTTGTCGGAAGTTACCTCCTTCCTGCTCTCGAATCCCAAGGAGAGTCCGAAATCCATTGTTTTCAAGGTGATATTCGTGACCGAAAGGCCGTCACAAAAAATTTAGAAGATATCCAGCCGGATACTCTCATCCATTTAGCGGCCCAAGCTTTTGTACCGATTGCCATAGAAGATCCTTGGGAAACAGAAGAAATCAATGTGGGAGGGACACTCAACCTTCTAGAGACCTTACACCGTTTGCAAAGACCTTGTAAAATGTTGTATGTTTCTTCGGCAGATGTTTATGGAAAACAGGACCTCTCCCTCCTTCCTTTACAAGAATCCTTTTTACCCAATCCAGTGAACCCCTATGCCGGTAGTAAATTGGCAGCCGAAGCATATTGCCGGCAGTACGCGCAGTATAGCCCGTACGTATCAGTAGTGATCGCAAGACCATTTAACCATATTGGAATTGGGCAAAGGAAAGAGTTTGTCATACCTAACTTTTGTTCCCAAATCATTGAAGCCAAACATACAGGAAAAAAAACCATTGCTGTTGGTGATTTAGATCCCACTAGAGATTTTTCTCACGTAGAAGATATTGTGAGCGGTTATCTCACTTTAGTGGAAAAAGGCCAGTCTGGTGAAATTTACAATATCTGTTCTGGAGAAGAAAGAAGCATTCGTTATATGTTGGAAGAGTTGGTTCGATTTTCGGGAGCGGAGATCCAATTTGAAGTGGATTCCACAAGAGTACGCGCCTCAGAAACTTCCAAAGTTTATGGAGACAATTCTAAACTAAAAAACCTTGGTTGGAAAAACAAACATAGCTTAAGCGAAACTTTGAAACAAATTTACAATCATTTAGAATCTGATTTTTTAAAATCTAAACAGACGGACTGA
- a CDS encoding M48 family metallopeptidase encodes MFQNQTFTSRYFDGVSAVPEEGTVLIHGQTLEFSSGDTNHKLVLSQFTELTLTHKGCKLVLLPDEVKESPVLEIYCSKQEGKQLESLWIQTKKSQSHSHAFFYSIREMNPIVLGILSILIVSIIGFFYFKGLELVTNFIPLSADKSLGESVQLKMDAQFEACNTKATDRFFAEALKKVVPKGSHHEFSVSVIASTIPNAFALSNGKIYFFSGLLNDAKSQEEVIGVLAHEIAHVEKRHHMRNLVKAGGTSLAISLVIGPGLGNMEFLETFTEIGSTILVLKFSRDFETEADITSIEYLKNQNISTSGLLTFFQRMQELEKEMTKSEENPKESNAKDDQVVTKSITDFLSTHPATEERMKTLESLIRTGKKGTIKKVVSDNTWKEVQSVCLDFKKSDSK; translated from the coding sequence TTGTTTCAAAATCAAACATTTACATCCCGATATTTTGACGGAGTATCAGCGGTTCCTGAAGAAGGAACCGTTCTGATCCACGGCCAAACCTTAGAATTTTCATCAGGTGATACCAATCACAAACTTGTCCTTTCCCAATTTACAGAGCTCACTTTGACGCATAAGGGTTGTAAGTTGGTTCTACTTCCGGATGAAGTGAAAGAAAGTCCTGTTTTAGAAATTTATTGTTCTAAACAAGAAGGGAAACAATTAGAATCCCTTTGGATCCAAACCAAAAAGTCCCAAAGCCACAGCCATGCTTTTTTCTACTCCATTAGAGAAATGAATCCAATTGTGCTTGGAATTTTATCCATCCTCATCGTATCCATCATTGGTTTTTTCTATTTTAAAGGATTAGAACTCGTAACCAACTTCATTCCTTTATCGGCTGACAAATCTTTAGGTGAATCCGTTCAACTCAAAATGGATGCTCAGTTTGAAGCATGTAATACCAAAGCCACAGACAGATTTTTTGCGGAAGCCTTAAAAAAAGTCGTTCCTAAAGGTAGCCATCACGAGTTTTCCGTTTCCGTCATTGCTTCTACCATCCCGAATGCCTTTGCTCTTTCTAATGGCAAAATCTATTTTTTTTCCGGATTGTTAAACGATGCCAAATCACAAGAAGAAGTCATTGGAGTTTTGGCTCACGAAATTGCGCACGTGGAAAAAAGACACCATATGAGAAATTTGGTGAAAGCTGGTGGCACTTCGCTTGCTATTAGTTTGGTGATCGGCCCCGGACTTGGGAATATGGAATTTTTAGAAACCTTTACTGAAATTGGATCAACAATTTTAGTTTTAAAGTTTTCAAGAGATTTTGAAACAGAAGCCGACATCACATCTATCGAATATTTAAAAAATCAAAATATATCTACCTCGGGTCTTCTTACCTTTTTCCAAAGGATGCAAGAATTAGAGAAGGAAATGACCAAATCAGAAGAAAACCCTAAAGAAAGTAATGCCAAAGATGATCAAGTGGTCACCAAATCAATTACCGATTTTTTAAGTACCCATCCTGCAACAGAAGAAAGAATGAAAACATTAGAATCTTTGATTCGTACAGGCAAAAAAGGAACTATCAAAAAAGTGGTGTCGGATAATACTTGGAAAGAAGTTCAGTCCGTCTGTTTAGATTTTAAAAAATCAGATTCTAAATGA
- a CDS encoding YjgN family protein, whose amino-acid sequence MSNTRLQYHATGGQLFILLLKNMFLTVVTLGIYSFWARTNVQKFMAENLEWAGERFSFHGTGKERFIGFLKALGIFIVLYIGIYIIQTILNFIPIPYFGMIVGYLLTLGVFLALVPIIVVGGRKYLTSRTGYRNLRFGFDGKILEVAKLYGKGILLTIITLGIYYPWFFAEKEAYIQSKTRYGNTNFGFSAEGKEIFFLYLKGFLLSIVTLGIYYSWFLADVQNYIWNRTSFQGKKFRSDITGGKIFVNFLIAYLIILFTLGIGFAWAVVRLTRLFIESVSLEAEIDFSTISAQPDATANATAEGLEAIAETLEAFLS is encoded by the coding sequence ATGAGCAATACAAGATTACAATACCACGCAACGGGAGGGCAACTCTTCATTCTACTGTTGAAGAACATGTTTCTGACCGTAGTTACATTAGGAATATATAGTTTTTGGGCAAGAACCAATGTTCAAAAATTTATGGCAGAAAATTTGGAATGGGCTGGCGAACGTTTTTCCTTCCATGGAACAGGAAAAGAGAGATTCATAGGATTTCTCAAGGCTTTAGGAATATTCATAGTTCTTTATATTGGAATTTACATCATCCAAACCATCTTAAATTTCATTCCCATTCCTTACTTTGGTATGATCGTTGGGTATCTTCTGACATTAGGAGTGTTTTTAGCTCTCGTTCCAATCATCGTGGTAGGTGGAAGAAAGTACCTTACTTCTCGTACTGGTTACCGTAATCTCCGATTTGGATTTGATGGTAAAATTTTGGAAGTGGCAAAACTTTACGGAAAAGGAATCCTACTAACAATCATTACATTAGGAATCTACTATCCTTGGTTTTTTGCAGAAAAGGAAGCATACATCCAAAGCAAAACTAGATACGGAAATACAAATTTTGGATTTTCCGCAGAGGGGAAGGAGATTTTTTTTCTCTACTTAAAAGGATTCCTTTTGAGCATTGTGACTCTTGGAATTTACTATTCCTGGTTTCTGGCAGACGTTCAAAACTACATTTGGAATAGGACCAGTTTCCAAGGGAAAAAATTTAGATCTGATATCACAGGTGGCAAAATTTTTGTAAATTTTCTCATCGCATATTTAATCATCCTATTTACTTTAGGAATTGGATTTGCTTGGGCTGTAGTCCGATTGACTAGACTTTTTATTGAGTCGGTCAGTTTGGAGGCAGAGATTGATTTCTCCACTATTTCAGCGCAACCAGATGCAACTGCAAACGCTACCGCGGAAGGATTGGAAGCAATTGCGGAAACTTTAGAAGCCTTCCTATCATAA
- a CDS encoding LIC_11321 family protein encodes MGKEKYFLSIRNTDCTMESTLALLEESLNLSLTRPVYLYRMRIIFQLILVFVIFVSERFADSRQELPPTLGDLKGQDKSVRQPPDRKDKKGCCKIKYPAGGYDFFLATEDDCRASLYFDRYLGENNTLCFRWEGE; translated from the coding sequence ATGGGTAAAGAAAAATATTTCCTATCCATTAGAAATACAGATTGCACGATGGAATCAACTCTCGCTTTATTAGAGGAATCACTGAACTTGTCCCTCACACGGCCAGTCTATTTGTATAGAATGCGAATTATCTTCCAACTTATTCTAGTATTTGTAATCTTTGTCTCAGAAAGATTTGCCGATTCAAGGCAAGAATTACCACCTACATTGGGAGATTTAAAAGGACAGGATAAATCGGTGCGTCAACCGCCTGATCGTAAAGACAAAAAAGGATGTTGCAAAATCAAATATCCTGCAGGTGGATATGATTTTTTCCTCGCAACAGAGGATGATTGTCGTGCTAGTTTATACTTTGATAGATATTTAGGAGAAAACAATACTCTATGCTTTCGATGGGAAGGGGAATAG
- a CDS encoding patatin-like phospholipase family protein: MLSMGRGIEFGNFMGVREQVLQTLVKIFPSYDVSLAIAGGGCKAFYALGVGKTLREWGVRFTELSGVSAGAAMALCILSQTEEESVEYFEEITKRNSRNFHFSNFLRGESTFPHEDMYRRTIRFGMKFDKVLESGAKIWIHSVKAHPKEDSLKNKFRLARLISETGRAFILDDRDRSEGIPANRTAEMIKKWNMVDVDFTEKDFVNSETIEQFIMNSSSIPPIVDFQSVGNEYYLDGGLTNNMVIETFSHNAKIIGIHYEPNTIVGKDPDLLARSYLITPSKPLPITSFDYTNPKGVRETYELGKADALAQKNAIIDYLRKD; this comes from the coding sequence ATGCTTTCGATGGGAAGGGGAATAGAATTTGGCAATTTTATGGGCGTTCGAGAACAAGTTTTACAAACATTAGTCAAAATCTTTCCTTCCTATGATGTCTCTCTTGCCATTGCTGGTGGTGGCTGTAAGGCATTTTATGCACTCGGTGTGGGAAAAACCCTGCGTGAATGGGGTGTGCGGTTCACAGAACTTTCAGGAGTTTCTGCTGGTGCAGCGATGGCACTTTGTATCCTTTCCCAAACAGAAGAAGAGTCTGTCGAATACTTTGAAGAAATCACAAAACGAAATTCGCGTAACTTCCATTTCTCGAATTTTCTTCGTGGTGAATCCACTTTCCCCCATGAAGATATGTACCGTCGTACCATTCGATTTGGAATGAAGTTTGATAAGGTTTTGGAATCGGGGGCCAAAATTTGGATCCATTCGGTGAAGGCCCATCCCAAGGAAGATTCCTTAAAGAATAAGTTTCGTTTGGCGAGACTCATTTCTGAAACAGGACGAGCTTTTATTCTGGACGATCGGGATCGGTCGGAAGGAATCCCTGCCAATCGAACTGCCGAAATGATCAAAAAATGGAATATGGTAGATGTGGATTTTACAGAAAAAGATTTTGTAAATTCCGAAACTATCGAACAATTCATCATGAATTCTTCCTCCATCCCTCCCATTGTTGACTTTCAATCTGTGGGGAATGAGTATTATTTAGATGGCGGTCTCACCAATAATATGGTCATCGAGACTTTTTCGCATAACGCGAAAATCATTGGAATTCATTATGAACCCAATACCATTGTGGGTAAAGATCCTGATCTTTTGGCAAGATCTTATTTAATCACTCCTTCGAAACCTTTACCTATCACCTCCTTTGACTATACAAATCCCAAAGGGGTTAGAGAAACTTATGAATTGGGCAAGGCGGATGCTTTGGCCCAAAAAAACGCAATCATTGATTATTTGAGAAAGGATTGA